The Apium graveolens cultivar Ventura chromosome 6, ASM990537v1, whole genome shotgun sequence genome contains a region encoding:
- the LOC141665467 gene encoding uncharacterized protein LOC141665467 produces the protein MTWVSLPKYSEAYSNGVTDFVQNAFDNFATGSELRCPCKDCSNRFWFSEEDVYDHLVSNGLCPSFVNWVYEVSTPKFKKVDQEINCDSGMGLGEDFDKMMRDESRVRNGMNDTAKRFYKLVEEGKQPLYPGCEQFTLLGFIVNYLLKCTHGFTEGAFSGILKLIKEAFPDVNMPSSFNMAKNMIRELGLDYQKIHACLNDCMLYWGENINLTKCKFCGVSRWKIPKNRIDAPVSPSPVSPDLEEKKSKIPAKVLRYFPLKSWLQRLFMCKDYSKLMTWHALGRTKDGKLRHPANAEGWNLMDANHPNFVADPRNIRLGLAADGINPYRSMNISHITWPIILVNYNLPPWLIMKPDNLILSTLVPGSMCPGNDINVYMQSLIAELKEL, from the coding sequence ATGACTTGGGTTTCACTTCCAAAGTACAGTGAGGCCTATAGTAATGGGGTGACAGATTTTGTACAAAATGCTTTCGATAATTTTGCCACAGGATCTGAACTAAGATGCCCTTGCAAAGATTGTAGTAATCGTTTCTGGTTTTCTGAAGAAGACGTGTATGACCATCTCGTTAGTAACGGACTGTGTCCATCATTTGTTAATTGGGTATACGAAGTGTCAACCCCTAAGTTTAAAAAAGTTGATCAGGAGATAAATTGTGATAGTGGTATGGGCCTAGGTGAAGATTTTGATAAAATGATGCGTGATGAAAGTAGAGTTAGGAATGGAATGAATGACACAGCAAAAAGGTTTTATAAGCTTGTTGAGGAAGGAAAACAACCTTTGTATCCGGGGTGTGAACAATTTACTCTTTTAGGATTTATAGTGAATTACTTATTAAAGTGCACTCATGGTTTTACCGAGGGTGCCTTTAGCGGTATTCTAAAGTTGATAAAGGAGGCATTTCCCGATGTAAATATGCCTTCTTCTTTTAATATGGCCAAAAATATGATTAGAGAATTAGGTCTTGATTATCAGAAAATACACGCTTGTCTCAATGATTGCATGTTATATTGGGGGGAAAATATAAACCTAACAAAGTGCAAATTTTGTGGGGTTTCAAGATGGAAAATCCCAAAAAATAGGATTGATGCACCTGTTTCTCCCTCACCTGTTTCTCCTGACTTAGAAGAAAAAAAGTCAAAAATTCCTGCAAAAGTCTTACGGTATTTCCCATTGAAATCATGGCTCCAACGCTTATTCATGTGTAAAGACTACTCTAAACTCATGACATGGCATGCACTAGGAAGAACAAAAGATGGAAAGCTACGACATCCGGCCAATGCAGAGGGTTGGAATTTGATGGATGCTAACCATCCAAATTTTGTAGCGGACCCTCGAAATATCAGGTTAGGTTTAGCGGCAGATGGGATTAATCCTTATCGATCGATGAATATAAGTCACATCACTTGGCCAATTATTCTAGTGAATTATAATCTTCCTCCTTGGTTGATTATGAAACCTGATAACTTAATTCTTTCGACACTAGTCCCTGGATCCATGTGCCCTGGTAAtgatataaatgtatatatgcAGTCACTCATCGCTGAGTTGAAAGAATTATAG